The Moraxella haemolytica genome window below encodes:
- a CDS encoding co-chaperone GroES — translation MSIRPLYDRIVVRRTEEEQKTAGGILLPGSAQEKPQQGEVIAVGNGYHVENTGLFSNGVRPLDVKVGDKVLFGQYAGQVVKVDGEELLIMKESDVLGVLE, via the coding sequence ATGTCAATCCGTCCTTTATATGATCGCATCGTCGTCCGCCGTACCGAAGAAGAGCAAAAAACTGCAGGCGGTATTTTACTTCCAGGTTCTGCCCAAGAAAAACCGCAACAAGGCGAAGTCATCGCTGTGGGCAATGGTTATCATGTTGAGAATACTGGACTGTTCTCAAATGGTGTGCGCCCTTTAGATGTCAAAGTGGGCGACAAAGTATTGTTTGGTCAATATGCAGGTCAGGTCGTTAAAGTTGATGGCGAAGAGTTGCTAATCATGAAAGAATCTGATGTGTTGGGTGTGTTGGAATAA
- the groL gene encoding chaperonin GroEL (60 kDa chaperone family; promotes refolding of misfolded polypeptides especially under stressful conditions; forms two stacked rings of heptamers to form a barrel-shaped 14mer; ends can be capped by GroES; misfolded proteins enter the barrel where they are refolded when GroES binds), producing the protein MAKDVKFGVSAREKMIDGVNILANAVKVTLGPKGRNVVIDKSFGTPTITKDGVSVAKEIELEDKFENMGAQLVREVASKTNDVAGDGTTTATVLAQAILTEGMKTVAAGMNPMDLKRGIDKATRVAVEQIHALSTPADDFKAIAQVGSISANSDSKIGELISEAMKTVGKQGVITVEEGSGFEDTLEVVEGMQFDRGYISPYFANKQDSLTCEFDNPFILLVDKKISNIREIVPLLEQVMQTSRPLLIIAEDVENEALATLVVNNLRGGLKACAVKAPGFGDRRKAMLQDIAILTGGVVISEEVGLSLETATLEHLGTAKKITVGKENTVIVDGAGDKTQIDSRVDAIKRQIEESTSDYDKEKLQERVAKLSGGVAVIKVGAATETEMKEKKDRVDDALHATRAAVEEGIVPGGGVALVRALTALADLKGDNDDQNAGINILRRAMEAPLRQIVTNAGEEASVVVNEVKNGSGNYGYNAATGSYGDMLEMGILDPAKVTRSALEHAASVAGLMLTTEVMITELPKEEPAMPMGGGMGGMGGMM; encoded by the coding sequence ATGGCAAAAGATGTAAAATTTGGTGTATCTGCCCGTGAAAAAATGATTGATGGCGTAAATATCCTAGCAAATGCCGTCAAAGTAACCTTAGGTCCTAAAGGTCGCAATGTCGTGATTGACAAGTCTTTTGGCACGCCAACCATCACCAAAGATGGCGTAAGCGTTGCTAAAGAGATTGAGCTTGAAGATAAGTTTGAAAACATGGGTGCTCAGTTGGTGCGTGAAGTAGCATCAAAAACCAACGATGTGGCAGGTGATGGTACAACCACTGCAACCGTACTTGCTCAAGCCATCTTAACTGAAGGCATGAAAACTGTCGCTGCCGGTATGAACCCAATGGATCTAAAGCGTGGTATTGACAAGGCAACTCGTGTTGCCGTTGAGCAAATCCATGCTTTATCTACCCCTGCAGATGATTTTAAGGCGATTGCTCAAGTTGGCTCAATTTCAGCCAACTCTGATAGTAAAATTGGCGAGCTTATCTCAGAAGCCATGAAAACTGTCGGCAAACAAGGCGTGATTACTGTAGAAGAGGGTTCAGGCTTTGAAGATACCTTAGAAGTGGTTGAGGGTATGCAGTTTGACCGTGGTTATATCAGCCCATATTTTGCTAATAAGCAAGACAGTCTAACTTGCGAATTTGACAACCCATTTATCCTACTGGTGGATAAAAAGATTTCTAATATCCGTGAGATTGTGCCACTATTAGAACAAGTCATGCAAACTAGCCGTCCGCTACTGATCATCGCCGAAGATGTGGAAAATGAAGCGTTAGCAACGCTTGTGGTGAATAACTTGCGTGGCGGTCTTAAAGCTTGTGCAGTAAAAGCTCCTGGTTTTGGCGATCGTCGCAAAGCCATGCTACAAGACATTGCTATCTTGACTGGCGGTGTTGTGATTTCAGAAGAAGTTGGCTTAAGTCTAGAAACAGCAACGCTTGAGCATTTGGGTACAGCCAAAAAAATCACTGTGGGCAAAGAAAATACAGTGATTGTTGATGGTGCAGGCGACAAAACTCAAATTGACAGCCGTGTAGATGCCATCAAACGCCAAATTGAAGAGTCTACTTCTGATTATGACAAAGAGAAGCTACAAGAGCGTGTTGCTAAGCTCTCTGGCGGTGTTGCTGTGATTAAAGTTGGTGCAGCCACCGAAACCGAGATGAAAGAGAAAAAAGACCGTGTTGATGATGCCTTGCACGCCACCCGTGCAGCTGTGGAAGAGGGCATTGTACCTGGTGGCGGTGTGGCGTTGGTGCGTGCATTGACGGCATTGGCTGACCTAAAAGGCGACAATGACGACCAAAACGCAGGCATTAACATTCTAAGACGCGCAATGGAAGCACCGCTTCGCCAAATCGTAACCAACGCAGGCGAAGAGGCTTCTGTGGTTGTGAATGAAGTGAAAAATGGCTCTGGCAACTACGGCTACAATGCAGCGACTGGTAGCTATGGCGATATGCTAGAGATGGGTATTCTTGACCCTGCTAAGGTAACTCGCTCAGCCCTAGAACATGCCGCATCTGTGGCAGGTCTGATGCTAACCACCGAAGTGATGATTACTGAGCTACCAAAAGAAGAGCCAGCCATGCCAATGGGTGGCGGTATGGGTGGCATGGGCGGTATGATGTAA
- the yegQ gene encoding tRNA 5-hydroxyuridine modification protein YegQ: protein MSQLNRKPELLCPAGTFKNMQYAFAYGADAVYAGQARYSLRVRNNDFDEDNLKKGIDYAHSLGKKFYVVVNIQAHNAKLKTFIEDIRPVIEMNPDALIMSDAGMIMMVREHFPHQDIHLSVQANAVNWATVKFWKQMGVSRVIVSRELSLKEIEQIIFEVPDMEIEVFVHGALCMAYSGRCLLSGYINKRDANQGTCTNACRWSYNTYKATENETGDIVPVMQDSKQNAISNAEVFIPNQSENSIANVNLNSDVVMGDEYVEKPSDEVVLLEEQGRKGELMAMYEDEHGTYIMNSKDLRAVELVPELTQMGVHSLKIEGRTKSHYYVARTAQVYRRAIDDAIAGKPFDTSLITALDGLANRGYTEGFLRRHVHSDYQNYEYGSSKTDHQQFVAEVLDVTDDKLTLTVKNKLSVGDEIEIMTPQGNIVYRLDKLWDKKGNEIDAALGSGWICQIDNPFTELGFDVLQFALVMKTVDEPVFT, encoded by the coding sequence ATGAGCCAACTGAATCGCAAACCTGAACTTCTATGCCCTGCCGGCACCTTTAAAAATATGCAGTACGCTTTTGCTTATGGAGCAGATGCGGTATATGCAGGGCAGGCACGCTATTCTTTGCGAGTACGCAATAACGACTTTGATGAAGACAATCTAAAAAAAGGCATTGACTATGCCCACTCTTTGGGTAAAAAGTTTTATGTGGTGGTGAATATTCAAGCCCACAATGCCAAATTAAAAACTTTCATTGAGGACATTCGCCCTGTTATTGAGATGAATCCTGATGCACTGATCATGTCGGACGCAGGCATGATTATGATGGTGCGTGAGCATTTTCCCCATCAAGACATTCATCTGTCAGTACAAGCCAACGCCGTAAACTGGGCGACGGTCAAGTTCTGGAAACAAATGGGCGTGAGCCGTGTGATTGTTAGCCGTGAATTATCCTTGAAAGAAATTGAACAAATCATCTTTGAGGTTCCTGACATGGAGATTGAGGTGTTTGTTCATGGGGCGTTATGCATGGCATATTCTGGACGCTGTTTGTTGTCAGGATATATCAATAAACGAGATGCCAATCAAGGCACTTGCACCAATGCGTGTCGTTGGTCTTATAACACTTATAAGGCAACCGAAAATGAAACAGGCGACATTGTGCCTGTCATGCAAGACAGTAAACAAAATGCCATCTCTAATGCCGAAGTATTTATCCCTAACCAAAGCGAAAACAGCATTGCTAATGTGAATTTAAATAGCGATGTGGTCATGGGCGATGAGTATGTGGAGAAACCGTCTGATGAAGTGGTATTATTGGAAGAGCAGGGTCGCAAAGGCGAATTGATGGCGATGTATGAAGATGAGCATGGTACCTATATCATGAACTCTAAAGATTTGCGTGCGGTGGAGCTTGTGCCAGAATTAACACAAATGGGCGTGCATTCATTAAAAATTGAAGGGCGTACCAAATCACATTATTATGTGGCTCGTACCGCACAAGTCTACCGCCGTGCCATTGATGATGCCATTGCCGGCAAACCATTTGATACCAGTTTAATCACTGCCTTAGATGGGCTAGCAAATAGGGGTTACACTGAAGGCTTTTTAAGACGGCATGTGCATTCTGACTATCAAAATTATGAATACGGCTCATCAAAAACAGACCACCAACAATTTGTAGCAGAAGTGCTTGATGTTACAGACGATAAACTAACTTTGACCGTCAAAAATAAACTCAGCGTGGGAGATGAGATTGAGATTATGACTCCGCAAGGCAATATCGTTTATCGCCTTGATAAACTATGGGATAAAAAAGGCAATGAAATAGATGCCGCCTTAGGTTCTGGCTGGATATGCCAAATTGATAATCCTTTTACTGAGTTGGGTTTTGATGTGTTGCAATTTGCCCTTGTGATGAAAACAGTAGATGAGCCGGTTTTTACTTAA
- a CDS encoding DUF4298 domain-containing protein: MTTQNRINEIQAIYKEWLTVFERLQTAKQDLAKSAELMSQLEDFYFDGQWREIYEAIENGENFDLTTDGEYSVMSEDTLWNAFNDQQDLLWDNLRFAVKHLDKKDD; this comes from the coding sequence ATGACCACCCAAAACCGAATTAACGAAATCCAAGCCATCTATAAAGAGTGGCTGACTGTCTTTGAAAGACTACAGACCGCCAAACAAGACTTGGCAAAAAGTGCCGAACTGATGAGTCAGTTAGAAGATTTTTATTTTGATGGGCAATGGCGTGAGATTTATGAAGCCATTGAAAACGGCGAAAACTTTGATCTGACAACAGATGGCGAATACAGTGTGATGAGTGAAGATACATTATGGAATGCCTTTAATGATCAACAAGATCTATTGTGGGATAATTTACGCTTTGCTGTGAAGCACCTTGATAAAAAAGATGATTAA
- a CDS encoding YfhL family 4Fe-4S dicluster ferredoxin: protein MALKITTDCINCDICEPECPNEAIFYDQKGQKTYVINPDLCTECVGFYEEPTCDKVCPIDCIIKDDARLETTDELMAKYKRIWGK from the coding sequence ATGGCACTAAAAATCACCACCGATTGCATCAATTGCGACATTTGTGAGCCAGAATGCCCTAACGAAGCCATTTTTTATGACCAAAAAGGGCAAAAAACCTATGTCATCAACCCAGACTTATGCACCGAATGCGTAGGCTTTTATGAAGAGCCGACCTGTGATAAGGTCTGCCCGATTGACTGTATCATCAAAGATGATGCTCGCTTGGAAACCACAGACGAGCTGATGGCAAAATATAAGCGAATTTGGGGAAAGTAG
- a CDS encoding CsbD family protein, whose translation MSNDRLQGKWQQLKGEIKQQWGELTDDEVVKLDGKTDSLIGVLQERYGKAKDAIAQEVNEWLDKLDNDDKTTP comes from the coding sequence ATGAGCAATGACAGACTACAAGGCAAATGGCAGCAGCTAAAAGGCGAAATCAAGCAACAATGGGGCGAGCTGACTGATGATGAAGTTGTCAAGTTGGACGGCAAGACAGACAGTCTTATTGGTGTGCTTCAAGAGCGTTATGGCAAGGCAAAAGATGCCATCGCTCAAGAAGTCAATGAATGGCTTGATAAGCTTGATAATGATGACAAGACAACGCCTTGA
- a CDS encoding TonB-dependent receptor domain-containing protein — protein sequence MNKTLKRLPLAVAILSALGTQSAVAQVSQDESSVVLDTIHATLDRQGAKVKTNVVTLQEKDKSTETDLRGLLKEEPAIDFGGGNGTSQYIAIRGMGQNSVDVKIDGAYTDSQILYHQSRHMLDPSMVKIVSVQKGAGSASAGIGGTNGAIIAKTLSADDLLKNGQNIGFRVGAGYSSNDEHSYNAAAYGKLDNVDFLLSANKVDQDDYTAGKDKKIAFTALDKTSYLAKVGANFGNHRFELSHLSQENKGVRPIREEFINFNTESQDPQYRKVKTENTNLQWNAKNLGVVSGVDANVYHIVNSRYTTDDSKAGYAGKLAGSSKSRIDTKGLNINLDSQVNDDVLLKYGVNYRQQEITPNRYKAGIVNQEKTDTGVYVEAIADIGKLTATAGLRYDHFDIKDMTGGRVKGDNLNPSVGLIYQATPSLSFSANHSYATRSPRLYDALTAHGYRAVVKVTDSLKAEKAQNTEIGFNFNQGNAFVNGSYYWQSINNLLKSASNGSKHENGTSIDEMKNVGYAKNKGYELNAGYKWQGLTARVGISDSKPEFYSSQNFSNREYASRLGRTWTAALSYRFAQPNLEVGVRHRRADDVIGDSAWTGKVVSTDPRKNHDPKKLRPGYNTTDVFANWKPLGNDKVNVNMSVNNITDEYYTSHISSSGVALPAVGREYRIGVNFTY from the coding sequence ATGAACAAGACTCTTAAGCGTCTGCCACTTGCTGTGGCTATATTAAGTGCACTTGGCACACAGTCTGCTGTTGCTCAAGTCTCTCAAGATGAGTCGTCAGTTGTATTGGACACCATTCATGCAACGCTGGACCGTCAAGGTGCTAAGGTTAAAACAAATGTTGTAACCTTGCAAGAAAAAGATAAATCTACTGAAACAGACTTGCGTGGCTTGCTAAAAGAAGAGCCTGCCATTGATTTTGGTGGTGGTAATGGTACCTCTCAATACATCGCTATTCGTGGCATGGGTCAAAACTCGGTAGATGTTAAGATTGACGGTGCTTATACCGACAGCCAAATCCTTTATCACCAAAGTCGTCATATGCTTGACCCATCAATGGTGAAAATTGTCAGCGTTCAAAAAGGTGCTGGTTCAGCATCAGCTGGCATCGGTGGCACCAATGGAGCGATTATTGCTAAGACTTTGAGTGCTGATGACCTATTAAAAAATGGTCAAAATATCGGCTTTAGAGTAGGAGCGGGCTATAGCTCTAATGATGAACATTCTTATAATGCGGCTGCTTATGGTAAGTTGGACAATGTTGATTTTCTATTAAGTGCAAACAAAGTTGACCAAGATGACTATACAGCAGGCAAAGATAAGAAAATTGCCTTTACTGCCCTAGATAAGACTAGCTATTTGGCAAAAGTCGGAGCAAATTTTGGTAATCATCGTTTTGAACTTAGTCATCTAAGTCAAGAAAACAAAGGTGTTCGTCCAATTCGTGAGGAATTCATCAACTTTAATACAGAGTCGCAAGATCCTCAATATCGTAAAGTGAAGACCGAGAATACCAACTTGCAATGGAATGCCAAGAATTTGGGCGTGGTTAGTGGGGTAGATGCCAATGTGTATCACATCGTCAATTCTCGCTACACTACAGACGATAGTAAGGCAGGCTACGCAGGAAAGTTAGCGGGTTCAAGCAAGTCTAGGATTGACACTAAAGGTTTGAACATTAATCTTGATAGCCAGGTCAATGATGATGTTCTGCTAAAATATGGTGTAAACTACCGCCAACAAGAAATCACGCCAAACCGCTACAAAGCTGGCATCGTCAATCAAGAAAAAACAGATACGGGCGTGTATGTAGAAGCAATTGCTGATATTGGTAAGTTGACCGCTACAGCAGGGCTTCGTTATGATCATTTTGATATCAAAGATATGACAGGTGGGCGTGTTAAAGGCGATAATTTAAATCCAAGTGTTGGTTTAATTTATCAGGCAACGCCAAGTCTTAGCTTTAGTGCCAACCACAGTTATGCCACTCGTAGCCCAAGATTGTATGATGCTTTGACAGCTCACGGATATCGTGCTGTGGTTAAAGTAACCGACAGTCTAAAAGCAGAAAAAGCTCAAAACACTGAGATTGGTTTCAACTTCAATCAAGGCAATGCTTTTGTTAATGGTAGCTATTACTGGCAGAGTATCAATAACCTGCTAAAAAGTGCAAGTAATGGTAGCAAGCATGAGAATGGCACAAGTATTGATGAAATGAAAAATGTTGGCTATGCCAAAAACAAAGGTTATGAGTTAAATGCTGGCTATAAATGGCAAGGTCTAACCGCTCGTGTGGGTATATCGGACAGTAAGCCTGAATTCTACAGTTCGCAAAACTTTAGCAACCGTGAATATGCATCACGACTCGGTCGTACTTGGACGGCAGCTTTATCTTATCGTTTCGCCCAACCGAACCTAGAGGTAGGCGTGCGTCATCGCCGTGCTGATGATGTTATTGGTGATTCAGCTTGGACAGGTAAAGTTGTTAGTACTGACCCAAGAAAAAATCACGACCCTAAGAAACTGCGTCCTGGCTACAATACCACAGATGTGTTCGCCAACTGGAAACCTTTAGGCAACGACAAAGTCAATGTTAATATGTCGGTTAATAATATCACTGATGAATATTACACTTCGCATATTTCTAGTTCTGGTGTGGCACTTCCTGCTGTAGGTCGTGAATACCGTATTGGCGTGAACTTCACTTACTAA
- a CDS encoding tyrosine recombinase XerC — protein sequence MRLNNLLNQLISPPAEQDTQLPKNWSIVQAWLDVLSIQNYSAHTITAYTTTLMRVMNFIEKDVRLQGDYLLFDQKDLTRYITQRLEKDNIKSTSAKQELSAIRKFYAHLIQSGQIKHNPTTGYRLKAQPRPLPKLGDVDMMMQLLDQPMPDDANKARLWIRDRAMFELMYSSGLRLSELSNLDVGDIDLRAGMVRILGKGNKVRLAPVGQKAIDALKIYLPHRTLWQEGTDALFISERHGTRLSNRAIQLRLKVCATNAGIAQHLHPHLLRHCFASHMLSSSGDLRAVQEMLGHTNISTTQIYTQVDFGALTRVYDKAHPRAVAHVLDSIDD from the coding sequence ATGCGTCTAAACAACCTACTAAACCAACTCATCAGCCCCCCTGCCGAACAAGATACCCAACTACCCAAAAATTGGAGTATCGTTCAGGCATGGCTTGATGTATTATCAATACAAAACTATTCAGCACACACCATCACCGCTTATACCACCACTTTGATGCGTGTCATGAACTTCATAGAAAAAGATGTCAGACTACAAGGCGATTACTTATTGTTTGATCAAAAGGATTTAACCCGCTATATCACCCAACGCCTAGAAAAAGACAATATCAAATCCACCAGTGCAAAACAAGAGCTGTCCGCCATTCGTAAATTCTACGCTCATCTCATTCAATCAGGTCAAATCAAACATAACCCCACCACAGGCTACCGCTTAAAAGCACAGCCTAGACCATTGCCAAAACTTGGTGATGTGGACATGATGATGCAGCTGCTTGACCAACCCATGCCTGACGATGCCAACAAAGCAAGGCTATGGATACGAGACAGAGCAATGTTTGAGCTTATGTATAGTAGCGGTTTGCGTCTGTCCGAACTTTCCAATCTTGATGTTGGTGATATTGACCTGCGTGCAGGCATGGTACGCATCTTGGGTAAGGGTAATAAAGTACGCTTAGCTCCTGTAGGTCAAAAAGCCATCGATGCCCTAAAGATTTACCTACCGCATCGCACTCTGTGGCAAGAAGGCACGGACGCCTTATTCATCAGTGAGCGACATGGCACAAGGCTTAGTAACCGAGCCATACAATTACGCTTAAAAGTCTGTGCCACCAATGCAGGCATTGCCCAACATCTGCACCCGCACTTACTCAGGCACTGTTTTGCTTCACATATGCTGTCATCAAGCGGTGATTTGCGTGCAGTTCAAGAGATGCTTGGTCATACCAATATCAGTACCACTCAGATTTACACCCAAGTTGATTTTGGAGCACTTACTCGTGTCTATGACAAAGCACATCCTCGAGCAGTGGCTCATGTGCTAGATAGCATAGATGATTGA
- the dapF gene encoding diaminopimelate epimerase — translation MLIEFTKMHGLGNDFMVIDLVTQRMTLTTELVRLLADRHLGIGFDQLLIVEPPSRPDVDFKYRIFNADGTEVGQCGNGARCFASFIQARKLSFKQRLRVETASGIITLTTDRYGWVQVGMGKPKFKPHEIPFTPQAITKIGNCYRLNVDGEPIELYIANMGNPHAIIKVDDVLTADVERLGKLIESHKAFPEHVNVGFMQIVNQRHIRLRVYERGVGETQACGTGACAAVVTGIKEGWLDEGVDIRAQLYGGSLAIRWQEGYPVMMTGPTAFVFEGVFSPDGLSAQAGISTAPNTTGDYSS, via the coding sequence ATGCTAATCGAATTTACCAAAATGCACGGTCTAGGCAATGATTTTATGGTTATTGACCTAGTAACACAGCGCATGACTCTCACCACCGAACTGGTGCGTCTATTGGCAGACCGCCATCTGGGCATCGGTTTTGACCAGCTACTCATTGTTGAGCCACCAAGTCGCCCTGATGTGGATTTTAAATATCGTATCTTCAACGCCGATGGCACAGAAGTTGGTCAATGTGGCAATGGTGCTCGTTGCTTTGCATCTTTTATACAGGCTCGCAAACTATCTTTTAAACAAAGACTTCGTGTTGAGACCGCCAGCGGTATCATCACTCTGACCACTGACCGCTATGGCTGGGTACAAGTTGGCATGGGCAAACCAAAATTTAAACCACACGAGATTCCTTTTACCCCCCAAGCCATTACCAAAATTGGCAACTGCTACCGTCTAAATGTTGATGGCGAACCGATTGAACTTTACATCGCCAACATGGGCAACCCCCATGCCATCATTAAAGTTGATGATGTGCTTACCGCCGATGTAGAACGACTTGGCAAATTAATTGAGTCACACAAGGCTTTTCCTGAGCATGTCAATGTTGGCTTCATGCAAATCGTCAATCAAAGACACATTCGCCTGCGTGTCTATGAACGAGGGGTGGGAGAGACCCAAGCCTGTGGCACAGGGGCGTGTGCGGCAGTCGTAACAGGCATCAAAGAAGGCTGGCTTGATGAAGGCGTAGATATTCGTGCTCAGCTGTACGGTGGCAGTCTTGCCATTCGCTGGCAAGAAGGCTATCCTGTCATGATGACAGGTCCGACCGCCTTTGTCTTTGAGGGCGTATTTAGCCCAGATGGGTTATCAGCCCAAGCAGGCATCAGCACAGCACCCAATACAACAGGCGACTACTCATCATGA
- the lysA gene encoding diaminopimelate decarboxylase, with protein MTFSTVSQTTDGTLHINAAQLVDALPALDYQDGILHIDGVNAHALKEQYGTPLYVYSKNTLLANYTAYVESFSALNDVHICYAVKANSNLAVLSTLAKAGAGFDIVSIGELSRVLKAGGQADSIVYSGVGKTKSDIAQALQAGIGCFNVEAMSELDTINEVAQSMGVKAPIALRINPDVDAKTHPYISTGMKDNKFGISHDIAISAYEYAKTLPHLDIIGIDCHIGSQLTEVKPFVDALDKMIELIDELANRGIKLKHLDFGGGLGVRYIDESPVSVHEFAEALLPKLLSLQAKYNLGLHLEPGRNIAANAGVLLTSTIALKPTDHKNFAIVDASMSELIRPALYESVMAIINTALDDNKQAQTWDIVGAVCESSDFLGKDRHLALEVGDLLAVTGAGAYGFTMSSNYNSRPRPAEVMVDNGTHRIVRERETLEDLWRGESI; from the coding sequence ATGACTTTTAGTACGGTAAGCCAAACCACCGATGGCACGCTTCATATTAACGCCGCCCAACTTGTTGATGCCCTGCCTGCCCTTGACTATCAAGACGGCATACTCCACATTGATGGCGTGAATGCCCATGCCCTAAAAGAGCAGTATGGCACACCGCTTTATGTATATTCTAAGAACACTTTATTGGCCAATTATACTGCTTATGTTGAGAGTTTTAGTGCTTTAAACGATGTGCATATCTGCTATGCAGTCAAGGCAAATTCCAACCTTGCAGTACTATCCACTCTTGCTAAAGCAGGGGCTGGCTTTGATATCGTCTCAATCGGTGAGTTGTCTCGTGTGCTAAAAGCAGGTGGTCAAGCCGACAGCATCGTTTATTCTGGTGTTGGCAAAACCAAAAGCGACATTGCTCAAGCCCTGCAAGCTGGTATTGGTTGCTTTAATGTTGAGGCCATGAGCGAGCTTGATACCATCAATGAAGTCGCTCAAAGCATGGGGGTAAAAGCCCCCATCGCTCTACGCATCAATCCTGATGTTGATGCCAAAACACACCCTTATATCTCTACAGGCATGAAAGATAATAAATTTGGTATCTCACATGACATTGCCATCAGTGCTTATGAATATGCCAAAACCCTGCCCCATCTTGACATCATCGGCATTGATTGCCACATCGGTTCACAGCTAACCGAGGTCAAACCTTTTGTTGATGCTTTAGATAAGATGATTGAGCTGATTGATGAGCTTGCCAATCGTGGCATTAAACTAAAACATCTTGATTTTGGTGGTGGTTTGGGCGTACGCTATATTGACGAAAGCCCTGTTAGTGTGCATGAGTTTGCCGAAGCTTTGCTCCCCAAGCTACTTAGCCTACAAGCAAAATATAATCTTGGGCTACACCTAGAGCCTGGACGCAACATCGCCGCCAATGCAGGGGTGTTATTGACCAGTACCATTGCCCTAAAGCCCACTGATCACAAAAATTTTGCCATTGTTGATGCGTCCATGAGTGAACTCATTCGCCCTGCTCTTTATGAATCAGTCATGGCAATCATTAACACCGCCCTTGATGACAACAAACAGGCACAGACTTGGGATATTGTTGGTGCAGTGTGCGAGTCAAGCGATTTTTTAGGCAAAGACCGTCATCTTGCCCTAGAAGTGGGCGACTTATTGGCAGTAACAGGTGCAGGAGCTTATGGCTTTACCATGTCAAGTAACTACAACAGTCGTCCACGCCCTGCTGAGGTTATGGTTGACAATGGCACGCATCGCATCGTACGAGAGCGAGAGACGCTTGAAGACCTATGGCGTGGCGAATCCATCTGA
- the lptM gene encoding LPS translocon maturation chaperone LptM, with translation MKATLIPTLLCTLLAISLTACGQKGALYLPEKPQTIPTTQTQEQSAATSPNDY, from the coding sequence ATGAAAGCCACTTTAATCCCTACCTTACTCTGCACACTTCTTGCCATCAGCCTGACTGCTTGTGGTCAAAAAGGGGCATTATACTTACCCGAAAAACCCCAAACAATCCCAACTACCCAAACCCAAGAACAATCAGCCGCCACCAGCCCAAACGATTACTAA